The sequence acaaacttacactcacaattcttctctctctccttctctccctcgtttttccgatcccctcactcttggtggagagggggtatttatagggctagagtgtgggacccatttctaagggccgttggaaccttatcttcttgtgctttgtgtccatcacgcggaggtcttcgttcattgcttgatcacgcagagtcatcctcgttcgttccacgggctgatcgacacgtacactgctcagagtgtttaatgcgggtggttgaggcgcctgctcgtgtcagacaagtgtcttctgcccctgtcacgtccatgtcagtcgaccttttcttcaccgttgatcttggcttcttttggggatgaggtaaagtaactcttcgggagttatttggtgctccgcagtacatcgtgtttttgaTACATCTCTTatcttctgcccttggatttgttcgagCAAAGATTCGACGTCCACGGGATGGGATTCTTgcctgtgggcgtgtgtcatcttgttttgatggcttggtccgcatgctctccacgtgtcttcctacatacacgtgtttgattgtgaaatatgtacacacaggcATACCGTCTTGGTCTTTTTGAACCGGGTAAGGGGGAATTGCATGAGTTGCCGCCTATTCCCGGTTGTGAAGATGGTTTACCTCGCTTTTGTCACAGTACCGGAGTTGGCCGGAATATTGTCTTTATTGGCGGCTGGAATACGAAAACGTGGGAACTTTTGAATTCGGTTTATATTTACGATTCAATCACCGGGATGTGGCGACGTGGTGTTGATATGCCTGGTGGTAAGAGATCGTCTTTTGCTTGTGTGTCCGATTTGAATCGTATGGTTTACATCGCTGGTGGACACGACCAAGAAAAGAGCACCTTGAGATCTGCTCTAGCTTATGATGTTTTGGGTGATGTATGGTTATCCCTTCCTGACATGGCAAGACAGAGAGATGAATGTAAAAGTTTGTTCTacggcctagttagcaattcgggattcgtcaaacgtacggaacggtaaacgtacgagtattatacggttttgtaaaatccagattcggtccaaaattcggtcaacgggacgtgattcgtcagtaattcggaacggcatacatacgtgtataatttgatttataaatgtgagttcggctctgaaaattcggtatctatatataacaaataatttgtatttataaggtcatagaccaatttttatgcatatgtgtgagttatttaaagaaaaaataaacttaatatgatgatattaataatatatacaacattagttatctaagaggacgtcgtatggtggtttagatgcttggttagtgagtttgagatctctctcaccttcaccttcaaatctcttcagtcgtttttgtttcataaaaattacaacacgtctaatattcggtcgtgtatgctcgggaggcagtaaagcccaaaaagtggagtctttgaaaagtaaaagctaaagaatttatggcgaattaagcggacgtatcattcgggatacgtaaaattcgtgaacgattcacgaataatccgggaatgccacataatacgcgacttgggttcggagttgcaaacgtacacgaataagacggtaaaattcgtgatacggaaaaattcgcgaatgattcgcgaatcattcgcgaacttactaggTTCTACGGTGGCAAGTTCCACGTTATAGGTGGGTATGAAACTGAAATGCAAGGAGATTTTGACAAATCAGTAGAAGTTTTTGATGTCAACACGTGGAATTGGGATTGGGATGAAAAGAATATATTAGAGACCGATGTGTGCCACAAAACGTGTGTATTCGATCATCATGGAAATCTCTACAAATGTGATTCGGCGCACTTGGCTTGTTTTCATGGTTCTACGTGGCAGCGATTGATCAGGCTTCCTACGGATGTACATTTGGGAACCTTTATTGCAACGTGGAAGGATAAGGTGTTTGTGATTGGTGCAAAAATCTTTGGCGGGCTACCAAATTGTTATGCGGTAGAGTTTgagaaacaaaatggaacaatttCATTGACAAAGTTGGAAATGCCTGAAAAATTTATTGGCCCTGTACAATTTGGTTGCGACAGAGAATTGTGAAGTGAGAATTGTTGTGAGTCAAGCTGCTGCTTACAACAAATCTCATCGTATttacgtgttggtaagatttgtGGTAAGCAATAGCTTAGCATGGTAGCTTTAAGTTTgacttttttttacttttttttggaCGAAGATTTCGTTTTAACCCTAGTATGATGCATGTTGAATACTATGTCGATTGAAGCTTAATATTCATTAACTAATTGAAActcatttaatgaaaataaaaataaggattatatatattgttagagaTTTTGTATTTGGTTAAGATTCTTCATACGAAAATTAACTTCTTTACCTAAAGGTTATTTCATGTTTAGGTCCAACAACTAAAGGGTAACGACGTGCCTTGACCATTTTttaattttggatttttgtcaGGCTAGCAGTTGACCTGCGCGAGCTTGTTTGATCACTTGGTCATGGTTTTATCGACAGATTTCATTTGTGGGATATAATTGTGCAAGCTTCCGGTGGAATTGGTACTTCTCCTTCTTTCATGGTTGAGGTTTTCATcaaatgaaattttcataaatgagGTAAATGAAATTATTTATGCTTTGAATTGGCAGTCACTAATCGTCTGAGATATATTTGTATGCTTTACCAATGACTCCTGACAGTTATTACAAATTTTCAAATATGTAAATTACCATGGGTCGTGATTTCTAGATAGAACAAAGTTCTTTAATCCGATTTGTTTCAGTTTGCGGATGACAGAAAGTCAAGCATCTCAAGAACATCTTAATATGGTGTGAGGTAGCTTTTGGcttaaaaatcaaattcaacaagatgaagtttgttacctgtagcaaaattgaaaacgGTATGCCACATGGAGAATATTGTTAAAAGGTGAAGCGGGATCGTCTCATTAGAAAATTTGAGGAAAGATCCTCTTGAAACTTAACTTTGCATTTAAGGTACCACTCTAGTAACATTCCTCCAAAAACTGGTAAGATTTCTTctttagctttcactttctgatgcACAATCTTCCTCCATAAAGCATTTTTCTGTCTTGTATAGCTTCATACCCATTTCATTGAAAgagccttgtttgtgattcttAAGCTTTTCACTCCTAAGCCACCACATTTCTTAGAAAGACAAATCTTAACCCAAGCCACCCAAGccatcttcattttcttttgtGTAGTGCCCAAAAGAAAGTTTCTCATAAGAGCAACCATTTTCTTCTCCACGCATAGGTAAGTGAAAAAAGAAAGACAATAAATCTGTAAACTCGAATGACAGTTTTTTATGAGCATTGAACTTCCCGCTTTATTCAAATACTTTCTTTTCCAAGAATCCAGCTTGATTTCCATTTTTTCAAGGACAGAGTTCCATATAGAGATGCCTCTTGAGCTAGCACCAATAGGAAAACCAAGATACATTATTGGTAATTTCTCAGTTTTACACCCAAGTTCCTTAGCTAAAATACCAATAATCTCATCATCACCAATACTCATCATAATACTCTTTTCTAGGTTTGCTTTCATGCATGTTAGTACTTCAAAGATGAGGAGAATGATGAATAATATAGTCACTTCATCAGATGATGCATCTAGGAAGATGAGAGTATCATCAACAATCCGAAGATGAGAAATCATACTTCCAGTTTTAGCCATCATAAAACCATTGTGTTTGACCCCCTCCCTACTGCATCATTCATAATCTTTGACATGATTTTAACCACCAACAAGAAGAGATAAGGAGAGAGGGAATCAGTTTTCCTTAATCTTGATTAGAGGAGAACAAGTAAATTGTTAGAGGGGACACACCATTTTATCCATCCAATTCATTTAGAGATAAATCCATGTTTATGTAAGATACACAAAAGAGCTAGCCGATTGACATTGTCAAAGGCTTTCTCCATATCTATCTTGCAGAGAATGCTAGGTTTTCTAGATCTCAACCTACTATCCACAAAATCATCAACAATTAGTACACCATCAAGAGTTTGAGTATTATTAATGAAACCCCCTGATAATCAGAAATAAAGAATGGCATGCATTCTTCAGTCTCTCCGCAGGAATCTTGGAGATGATATTGTATTTACTTCCTATGAGACTTAAGGCTCTGAAATCTTTATGAGCAAAAGAATACTCTTTCTAGGAATGATGGTGATAAATAAGAAGTTTAACCTCCAATCCAAGAACCATATCTGAAGAAATCATTCAACGTCCTCATAAAGTCCACTTTGATTATACCCCAACAACTTTTGTAGAATTCAGAGGAAAATCCATGTGGACCTGGTGAATTGTTTCTTTCCATCCATTCTTTCTTCTCCTCACCCACAATAGGGAAgctcaaagaatcaacagaagaaTATAAGTTGTTATGTTCTGGAAAACGGTAAATATATTAGTTTCTGATTTCATTTTTTAATAGTCGTTTGATCAAAACAATCCACTCCATCAATTTTCAGCTTAACAATGGTGTTTATTTTCTTTATGCAACTTACAATTATACGGGAGTAACCTGTATTTGCATTCCCCACACCAGAAACTATTTTTTTTCTCCAAGTTGCCATTTTATAGCTTTAGTATTCTCAATGATTCTAAGCTTTGTCTTGCATTGAAGTCTCGGTTTCAACTAATCATGTTGCAGGGCACTAGTTTTCTCTTATAAGTTCAATTCACCAATTTTCTCAGTAACAATATTTTCCTACAGGTTTATAGCTCCAAATTCTTGTAAACCCCAAGCCTTTACAAAGTAAGATTCTGAAGTTTGAGGGAGAATATTGTACTCGCACTACCACTGAACTCCATTGAGTTCTACCAAAGTTTTAATTTCTTCATAAAATCCTTGTGCTCAACCCAAATCATTTCCAATTCAAAATACGACATACTTCTTACCAAATGGTTTGTAATAACCAATAGAGGGTTATGATCAGAAGTTTTTCTTGTTAATTTTATTTGTAATGCTTTAGGAAAAGCTTCATTATAATCAATAAACAAAAATATATCCAGTCGACAAAGAAAAGGGCCATCATGGTTGTTGGACCAAGTGTGTGTGCTACTAATTAAGGGATCCACCGCTTTTTATTACAAAATGATTATTAAAAAAACCATGACTTATGCAGTCATCCTGTCCTCTATTCTTATCTGCATCTGATCTTACTACATTAAAATTCACATACTAGACATAGAGGAACATACCACCAGTGTTTAATTTCTTCCATATCCTCCTAGAGTGAAGTTCTGTCATTGTATTTACAAGGGCCGTAAACGTTAGTAACTTCCCCCTTAAATCAATTGACCATTGTAGTAAGcaaagtagaaatattttttGAATCCAAATCTTTCATCCTCCTTCACAAATATATTGGTGTCCCATATAGACAAAATGTCACCACTAGATCGCACAAAAGATATGCAAGACCAGTCAAAATACTCATCATACCAAAGCTGTCTAATGAACCAATTAAAGAATTCATGATTTTTGTCTCTTGAATAAGACAAACAATACATCTCTGATTGTTAATGAGATTTTAAGTGaagtgattttatcaaaataaaccctTTCGCTTTATAATTTATGATTTAAAAATTCATCACCATTATTCTTCTCCCCAAATTTAACATCCAATTATTTTATCTTCTTTTGGTAAACTAGTACTAACAAACACTACCTTCTTTATCCCTTCTATGAAAGTATTCTGGTCAATCTCCTTACTTTCAACATTCTCGCAATCTTCGGCCAAAATCTTAAATATTTTCTTGTACTGCAGTACCAGTTGAGTCatatttaatttttcaaagatagaATATGTTCATTACTAAAGTGACGATAGCTACAAGCCAGATTAACAAAAGAATTTACCTTTTTTTCTATAGCCTCCCCTTCACCTTCCTTGATATTCTCGGACATATTAAGATACTGAACAATCTCAATTTCCATCTCCTTCTTTGCACCACCATCAGAAGAAAACTCATGCTATTTTTCTTCGAATTTCGTACCCTCCATACTCCTATTCACAGACTTTTCTTCCTCGTTAATGCTATCAAATTTGGATCATGTATCCATGTAGTACCCCAATTCAGTAGGTAAGGTTCGCCgagtggaatataagtaatgtttGTCCTATCTTAACATCGAAGTCTTTCATCATAATCGACTccatatttggaagaaaactctgcagttaagtgtGCTCAGATGGGAATAATACAGGGATGGGTGATCTCCCGGGAAGTTGATGATGGATAACCGTAGCGATAACCGATGAAAACCCCACAATGCTGGACCATCGCAGTGACTAAGTGGGGAAAATATCGGTGGAGAGTCGGGTCAtcacaaatggtatcagagtcgATGACTGGTCACTTGTGGAGGGGAATAGAGTACGCTGGACGGGATAGATCAGGTACTGGTTTCATCAGGAGCAGGGAACATCGAAGATCTGGGTTGCTTGCATATATTCGGGAGTCGAGGACGACTTCAATTTAAGGTGGTGATATTGTAATACCCCAATTTGGCAGGTAGGGTTCACCAATTAGAAAGGTAACAATTTGTCCCCCCATAACATCGAGgcattttcagcacaattggttcCAGAATTGGTAGAAAACTTTGCAGTTTAGCATGCTTATACGAGAGTAATCCAGAGATGGGTGACCTCCCATGAACTTGTTGTTGGATAACCACAACGATGCTCGATGAAAAAACCCACACTACCGGCTATATGGGGATAATATCAGTAGATGGTCGGGTAATACAATTACTAACTGGACTATTGTTTGCAGTTGTTGTTCAAGTTATTATTTGCTGAGAAACTTCCTTTGGGATTTGAGACATGAATCCATCATCACCCTCTCTAATAACTTGGCTcactccattttgaagataaccCTGAATAATAACCGAGGTCATCACCCTTGTATTTGATCTATTCTACCCGTCCATCTCTTCCCGACAATGACGCGTGAAATTTACTGCATTTGAATTTTCCAGATTTTCAAAATTCGGAGAATCCTTGAAACACTCGTCAAAATCTTGAATTTTCCTCGAATACTCCAAATTTGTTAGCTGATATTTTGGCAAGTAACCAGGGTCTCGTTTAACTTTTAGAACCACCTTCTCTCCTTCAATATCCATCACCGTCGCCATCGgcacaccaccacaaccaccatctACAATATTTCTAAAAAAATGATAGCATTTTCTCGTCTTTGTTAACAAAGTCTCTGATAATATCTTACTCATTTCCCCTCCCCCAATTCATTACCGATATTAGTGAAAATATTAGAACTCCACCATTTAGATGGAAATCCTAAGCCACTGCACCTTATTATTGAAAGTATTAACATAATAGAGTATTAACAGAGTAGAATATTTGCTTCTCAATCttctacttttcatattcttcgATTATAAATTTCCATCTTTCTTGGTAGTGTAGATGATTCCCGTATCTTTATATTGACTTCCAAACCATATGCAGAATTTTATTGTGATGTTTTTATGAACCCAAATAATTGGTTTCCATTTGTTCTTCCATTCCTCTTCATCCATTAGAAAACCAGTAGAGAGCATATTGATCTCATTGAACTCAATGATTCTTTTGGTTTTAATATTTCTTATAACACACCTGCGATTTTATTCCAGGGGGTTTGATGAGAGACTCTAACCAATCCCCATTTTTTTCCTTCATGGACATTGTTACATAATCTCGGATAACTTTTTTCAGTTTGCAGGGAACCCACAACTCCATTCGAAACTCTTTTACTCTGAAACTCCATCACTTTAGATAACATATACCACCATTTGCTATTTTCTCCACCAACATACTGAACTTTTTACTTTCTCCATCCTTTTGAACCTTGAGAGCCTCATATATTCTTCTGCTTCGTTACTTGGTAGTGCAGCAAGTAAACGTTTTCTCCAAGTCCCTATGACCAGTTTTTCTTTGTAGATTCAGTCACATAAACCAACACAAGAACATGTATTATCCATGAAAGCATCTTTGAATCAATTACCATCCACAATCTGAGATTCTGAATTCCCCACGTCCTCTTTAGGTCACTTTAATTACTTAAGTGACACCAACACAATCTTTCTCTATGGTGAAAGATTTTCTATCAAACTGAAATAAATCTACTCAAAGGGATGCTACAAATATGACTAGTACCATCTCCACCGCTGCTTCCTGATTTCAAGAATTCTTCCAATGAAAGAGATTCATTGAGTTCCCTCATCATACGATATCCATCTCTATTTTGATCTTTCTGTAAACACaaagaaaatctaaaagtaaTATTGAATCAAAATGGCAATAAGAAAAACTCTACTTACAAATAAATCCCATCCCCAAGGATAAGGATATAAGATCTGTCCTTGGACAAAGGAGAAGTTCAATTAGTATGCTCACAAACTGATTAAAATCCTAAGATTGAAACGACTGTGAGGTTTTGCAGAGAGAAATCGCCATGAGATAGAAAGATTTATCAAGTCTCTTTAGGTGTGGAAGTTGTTCCTTTAACGCTTAAAGCTGTTATCACAAGCCACATATCTAATTGCCTTCACTCATGAGATTCAATGGACCATAGGCATTAATTGAAAGGTCACGTTAATGTGATTGCTAAAGTTGCTGCCTCGATTAAATTTTTTTCTCAATCAGTTTGTTTTCTCAGATCTTAAAATTGAACACCAAATATAGCATGGATATGTGAGTAATCTAAAAGTTATTCTCTTTTAAGTTGTGTTATGAGTGTTTAGCTTCCCCCACGGGGTGCTTCACCATTGAAGTGGTTCTTTAAAAT comes from Papaver somniferum cultivar HN1 chromosome 7, ASM357369v1, whole genome shotgun sequence and encodes:
- the LOC113296065 gene encoding F-box/kelch-repeat protein At1g15670-like; the encoded protein is MYTQAYRLGLFEPGKGELHELPPIPGCEDGLPRFCHSTGVGRNIVFIGGWNTKTWELLNSVYIYDSITGMWRRGVDMPGGKRSSFACVSDLNRMVYIAGGHDQEKSTLRSALAYDVLGDVWLSLPDMARQRDECGYETEMQGDFDKSVEVFDVNTWNWDWDEKNILETDVCHKTCVFDHHGNLYKCDSAHLACFHGSTWQRLIRLPTDVHLGTFIATWKDKVFVIGAKIFGGLPNCYAVEFEKQNGTISLTKLEMPEKFIGPVQFGCDREL